The following are from one region of the Coffea eugenioides isolate CCC68of chromosome 2, Ceug_1.0, whole genome shotgun sequence genome:
- the LOC113760687 gene encoding auxin-responsive protein SAUR36-like gives MGKIRGFLLRHRVNTIFRSVFRRHSLPMRYHRLDPHPFYRANAISRLISWTHNLRSKAKDICCASSKNLVQGRAMSRGCMQTGQEPLGAKPQPVEVPKGHMAIYVGQTGGDFQRVLVPVIYFNHPLFGQLLREAEEEFGYNHPGAITIPCRISEFEHVQTRIKQGRSTRKLLTWKRQA, from the coding sequence ATGGGCAAGATCAGAGGTTTCTTGCTAAGACACCGGGTCAACACAATTTTCCGGTCTGTTTTCCGCCGACACAGTTTGCCGATGAGGTATCACCGGCTGGACCCGCATCCATTTTATCGGGCTAACGCCATTTCCAGACTGATCAGCTGGACCCACAATCTGAGGTCCAAAGCCAAAGACATCTGCTGCGCCTCCTCCAAGAATTTGGTCCAGGGTCGGGCCATGAGCCGTGGCTGCATGCAAACCGGGCAAGAACCGCTTGGAGCAAAGCCACAGCCGGTGGAGGTGCCGAAAGGTCATATGGCGATCTATGTGGGCCAGACAGGTGGTGATTTTCAAAGGGTTTTGGTGCCTGTGATTTACTTTAATCACCCTTTGTTTGGTCAGCTGCTGAGGGAGGCCGAGGAGGAATTCGGGTATAATCATCCGGGTGCTATTACTATTCCTTGTCGGATCTCGGAGTTTGAGCATGTTCAGACCCGGATCAAGCAGGGCCGGAGTACCCGGAAACTGTTGACCTGGAAGCGGCAAGCTTGA
- the LOC113762694 gene encoding long-chain-alcohol O-fatty-acyltransferase-like, which translates to MEHGNFKSIYAWSSVVASLCYCYFIPARIPKGFLRLVSLLPVFCHFTVLPMYIPSVFFRGVSSLFITWLANSKLLLFAFGQGPLAWAQSQSLHIFIASAALPIRAKRADDSNPSSSKKKVPFLNLGTEILALSVLLALAAKYRETAHPLVLQADYCCVIFLLVDVLVAFSSSVVRALVGLELEPPSNAPYSSTSLQEFWGKRWNLTVTNTLRLSVYKPVRSVSAGVVGNRWAALPAFFATFLVSGLMHELIYYYVSRAKPSWEVTSFFILHGICVMIELVIKRGLKGKREMPWFISGPLTIGFVILTSFWLFFPPLMKSGADEMILEEFRSFCESWKGRLGTLSPNILSPKLS; encoded by the coding sequence ATGGAGCACGGGAACTTTAAATCAATCTATGCTTGGTCATCGGTGGTAGCATCTCTCTGTTACTGCTATTTCATTCCTGCAAGAATCCCAAAAGGCTTCTTGAGGCTGGTTTCTCTCCTACCCGTCTTCTGTCACTTCACAGTTCTCCCTATGTACATACCCTCCGTCTTCTTCAGAGGAGTCTCATCACTCTTCATCACCTGGCTCGCCAACTCCAAGCTCCTCCTCTTTGCCTTTGGACAGGGTCCACTCGCCTGGGCCCAATCCCAGTCCCTCCACATCTTCATCGCCTCCGCCGCTCTCCCCATCAGAGCCAAGCGGGCAGATGACAGCAACCCATCCTCCTCCAAGAAAAAGGTGCCGTTTTTAAATTTAGGAACGGAGATCTTAGCCTTGTCCGTTTTATTAGCCCTGGCAGCCAAGTACAGAGAAACTGCACACCCGCTGGTTCTACAAGCAGACTACTGTTGCGTGATATTTCTTCTGGTGGATGTTCTGGTGGCGTTCTCGAGTTCCGTGGTCCGAGCCCTGGTGGGTCTGGAGCTGGAGCCGCCGTCCAATGCGCCCTACTCGTCGACTTCTCTGCAAGAATTCTGGGGAAAGCGGTGGAACCTCACCGTGACAAATACGCTACGGCTCTCGGTGTACAAGCCCGTCAGGTCAGTGTCGGCAGGTGTAGTGGGGAATCGCTGGGCCGCACTGCCAGCCTTTTTCGCCACTTTTTTAGTCTCCGGTCTGATGCACGAACTCATATACTATTACGTGTCACGTGCGAAGCCCTCGTGGGAAGTGACGTCGTTTTTCATCCTGCATGGAATCTGCGTCATGATTGAACTCGTAATTAAGAGGGGTTTGAAAGGAAAACGGGAGATGCCATGGTTTATTTCGGGCCCATTGACGATCGGGTTTGTGATTTTAACCAGTTTTTGGTTGTTCTTTCCTCCCTTGATGAAGTCCGGGGCTGatgaaatgattcttgaagaGTTCAGATCTTTTTGTGAGTCTTGGAAGGGTAGGCTAGGGACCTTGTCTCCCAATATTCTGAGCCCCAAATTGAGTTAA